The DNA window AACCTCAGAGCAAGACTAGTGAATGTTGCGTTTGGGGGGAGGATGAAACCTAATACCTTTATGAGTCGTAATATGTCTGGCACATCCCTTGGTTCGGCGTTCCGCAAAATATAATTTGCCATTTTCTTCTTTTACTCCTTTTCCCTTTTCTGACAAGTCCTCTGTATGTGAACCGAAGCAGGATCAGTTTCTTCATAAGCGACtcaggagttttacccttggcagtCAGTCCGGGATCCTGACCCTCCTGAAGGGGGTTTGCATGCGATTTTGATGCTGTCCAACTCAGCTGTGGTGCCTCTCCTTTGTTTCTTGCATGTTTATATAGCATCTGGGGGTTGGGAATCTCAGTGACATTTCTCAAATTCCAGACCAATGGGGACGCACGTTCTGCCCCTGCGTCATTGCGCACATTGTTATTGTGAGCCATGCGGGTGCTTTTTTGGCAACGGGTTAAGTTTTTCCACTGGATGAAGATGCTTAGAGGCTAGGTCGAAAGCGTGCTGAGGAAATGACCCTCCAGGTTAATAGCTGGAACTTTTTTCAAGAAATAATAAAGTGTATTAATTGAAGGGCTGTCATCCCTAAATATAGTACTCTTGTTCAAAAATTTGAGAAAGATTTTTGTCAAATAAAATATTTTGCACACATgcaatttgtttttaaaaaatattctttcAAACAGAATATTATTTTTGAAGAGCAATCACACCACTGTACAGACCACTTTGTGTGTTTCTGAAATGATTCTGAAATAATGCAACTAGATGGTAACTTTGTCAAAGATCCTTAAAGTATTGACACATTTTACTTAGGCTACTGATTTTGAACACATCATATAATTTCTTTTCATGATTTGAAAAAGAATATTTCTTAAGTGGCAATAGCAACTTACaccaatttgtttttgttttgtttttgctggcATTCCAACCTTTGGGCAAGTTGAACTGAGATGACCCAGGGACACAACTCACACAAATACAGCCTACAACCTGTCctgtagcctctttgcgcagatgggcccgtcggcaGGCCCagtcactcattgctgaaaagactgaactacattataacaacattgctatgacattcttGCGAGACTTGGGTAACAGATTAACACcggatcattacaattttggggacAGTTCAGTTATAACaatgctctgcgcaaaggggttaaagggcATGTTTATTTCCCTGAAATAGTGTAGAGATATATATTGTTCTCATGATTTTAGTGAAGACCAAATCATATTTTATGACCAATTTAGGCAGAGCCCAAGTGGCCTATAACCGTTGGCTGAGTTACATACTGTAGGATGACCCTGAAACTCAAGTGCAGGCTGTGTTGTCAACtgctgttttatttcttttttgagacaggaAATTATAAAATCCTACTGCAGAGCTCATGTTTATTTGCCCTATTGTTGGAGGAGGGTTTTGACGCGATATGGCCATAGCCCAAAAGTTCTCACATAAAATGTGGTAGGgcaacttttttattattattatttatcaggCTACGGAGAAATATTAATATATCCCCAAATACTGGCTAGACATGTCTAGTTTCAAGTTGCGCCTGTACTTCATATAATAAGGATTAGGCTATTGATTTCTTAGCCATCAGAAAATAGGTCTATCTGACGCAGTCCCTAGAGCAATTAGGTGCCTTACTGAAAGGAACATCAGCCATTCATGAATATATATTTGTTGGGGCCTCCCAACTGGAGAGTTGAAATGCAATAACTCGAGAAACGAATCACACAACAATGCTACCTGCCCTGAAAGTACATGTTTTATAGCTGACTCCTGTGTATGGGGTTGGGCAATGTATGACAaagactctgtctgtgtgtctgtttgtctgtgtctgtctctgtttgtctgtctgtgtctgtgtgtctgtctgtgtctgtgtgtctgtttgtttgcgtgtctgattgtgtttgtctgtctgtccaaccCTGCAGTCATCCCATAGACTATGTTGTCCAAAAAAGTCCCCAGTCCTCAtgcaggcctacagtatatcacgaaagtgaatacacccctcacagttttgcagatttttgagtatatcttttcataggaaagcattacagaaatgtaactttgacacaatgattagtgaccttttaacaacatatttaactgcttaaatttcttgttcactcagaaaaaaactaaatacagccattaatgtttgaacatgtactcacaaaagtgagtacaccccagattaaaatccggtagagaaggggctatgttggctcgaatcgtctcgaaatgaaacgaaatgaaaagggatgacaagggaggtcatcagtgtgcgtttcaacctttctttgcattgaacttttaaattttgagtctgcatctggcttaaatagattggtgtgagatttgaatgcaatcctatggagaatatcatgatctgcttcagtagtcacagtgcatgttgacatgcatgtttcttttaagtgtatttcagattgccaatgttgacagcattcatgcatccccaaaccatgtcagtcccactaccatgcttggcttacgagaggatacaccttttttgtaaaactcacttgtttaccaccacacatgcttgacaccatctaaagcaaatttgtttatcttggtctcaagagagatgaacagaccaaggatatggatcactggaaccatgttgtgtgatctgaagagaccaagataaacaaatttgctttagatggtgtcaagcatgtgtggtggtaaacaagtgagtcttataaaaaaaaaggtgtatcctcttgtaagccaagcatggtagtgggactgacatggtttggggatgcatgaatgctgtcaacattggcaatctgaaatacacttaaaagaaacatgcatgtcaacatgcactgtgactactgaagcagatcatgatattctccataggattgcattcaaatctcacaccaatctatttaagccagatgcagactcaaaatttaaaagttcaatgcaaagaaaggttgaaacgcacactgatgacctcccttgtcattccttttcatttcgtttcatttcgagacgattcgagccaacatagccccttctctaccgtattttaatctggggtgtactcacttttgtgagtacatgttcaaacattgatgtctgtattttgtttttttctgagtgaacaagaaatgtaagcggttaaatatgttgttaaaaggtcactaatcattgtgtcaaagttacatttctgtaatgctttcctatgaaaagatatactcaaaaatctgcaaaactgtgaggggtgtattcactttcgtgatatactgtataggctaaCTCGGCTATAAGTAAACATACATTATAGTATATCTAGGGCTACAGTATAGTATGTACAATTCACCATGTTAGATTTTTCTTCTGAAGCTATGACAGATGGGATTCAGAGAAAATGTCAGGCCTTATTTCACTATGTTGCATAGGCCTATGCCCAGAATTCCAAATAGGGCCTATGTCAATGATCAGCAAAagccatgtgtaggcctacagagtttgtTAACAAACAAGTAGCCTACGTTTCTGAATGTCTCAACGAATGAAGTGATGCTGGTAATGACAAAGACTCATCAGGATTTGCATCTGAACTGTCAGGTTTCACAAATGTTGTCTACCCAAACGGTCATTGTAGCTAGCATTTCTCTGATTGCCCTCGTGGGTGTGCTCGTGTATAAGGAAATTCAGAGGAAATCACCAGTGCTTCTTCTCCTTAGGCCTATTATATGAACGTTTCTTAGAAACGTGTTTAATAATTTCTACGGGTAAATTGTGTCTTTTCAGTGTATTTATATTTTTACAGTTAATGTAAAAAATACTCTTGTTTAAGAAATATCTTACTTTGTTATGCTAGggtttattgtaattccgaaaaTAATTACGGTTTTAACTTGAACTATCGCAGGAAAGCATTTGCGCGTGTATTTCATTCATTATGGTAGCTTTCAAAGTGATACGTCATGGATGCTGTGCGCGCAcgggtcccactagtttgacgccctctcgtgacttcacatggtaatcaaatatttcaaacaagcgatttaaggtttgggttaggtttagggttaaggttaaggttagggttcaggttagggttaggtttagggttaggtttagggttaagattaggcttaggcttaggtttagggtcgtatgacgtaagcggtaagtaccgaaagggcgtcgttcTAGTGAGTCCCGTGCGCGCACATAAGGAAATGCCAAGAAAACACCCTTTCATCTCCTCCTATCCTGTCAGTTTAGAGGTCTCAAGCAAATCTTTCATGCAGTGAGCTTTCACTGTACAAATTTAAAGAATATTTTCTCTTGAAAATACCACACGGTCACCTCGGAGATATGCTACCATTGAGGTTAGTAACTTCTCATTTGCGAGTTCTTGTGAATCGCGACATGGGTGGGTCTGTAAGTTTGGCTGGTGGAACAATTGACTCAGGGGCTGGCTGTGAGAAGAAAACGAATGCACCGCTTTAGCAAATAACCTACGTCTGTATCACAGTAAAACAATACTCTGTGATAGAAGGGATGTCCTCATTAGCACtggaaatgcaaatgcaaaatgcATGCGAAAAAGGTCAACAGTCAGGAACTTTCTTTGGCATTGATTCATCTCCACATACAGGCAGCGCAGCACTGTGGTCCCCAAGGTATGCTCAGCTCTGGCATGTCCAGCTGTCATCTGAGGGTCCACTCATGTTTCTATTTCTTCTGCAGACTACTAGCCGTGAGGTCAGCTGCGTCCCTGTCCAGCAGGGCGCTCAGTGTTAGTTCTGCCTGCCATCAGGGGAAGGCTCCCGACATGAATGATGGTAGGTCCACTCTACACAGAAACACATTGCCATTTGGTCATCAAAATTGTCACTTGAGGCCACATTGTATGATTGTCTTTGGTGTGTGTCACTTGATACAGCAGTGTCTGATTGTCTTTGTGTGATCATGATGACCAAAATGGTCAgttatagcagagagagagagagagagagagagagagagagagagagagagagagagagagagagagagagagagagagagagagagagagagagagagagtccagaggagtagcagcaaattttgagCCCTATTTGCAATCAGCTACAGTGGACCCccaccccagccatatatcttcatagaTCGAACTGTGCGTGGGCCCATGCATGGGgcactggtgactcagtcacactttacccccctgaatgacacccctggAGCTGCCTACCATCTTCAAACATTTCAGAAGCCAATTATTTTAAGCACACAATTGTCACATAATTACTTGATGTGCATTGCAGTTTTCTTTCCAGCCCTTTTTAACAAATGGATTTAAATCTAATAGTTTAATTCCAGGTAATAATGGTCAAAACTAATGGATTACGATTGAAAAcaaatttatttttgttttgttttgtcaacaggAAACAAAGATTTGCTTGTGTCCAATGGTGTGTTGGTAAAAATCTAATCTACAATCTAATCGCCTTTGGCTGCATGGTGCTTCTACAAAGCGCTCGTCTTCTTTTGCAGTCTCCTATCCTTTCAGTCATGCAACCGTCTGCAGTCTCTGTCACGCAACAGGTTAACCAAACAAACTGCACCCAGGGAAAGTGGGAACCCTTCTCTTTCTAGAAGCTCACTGAAACTTGTGGCTGTTCTCTGGCATGTATTCTGAGTCTGTTCTGCACATATACAGCAGGGTATAGTCGAGCACTTGCTTCATGTGGTCAGCTTTCATTGTATTTAACCGTTGTCTCTTACTGCTTAACAATTTCTTTTTGTATTAATGACACTCCCATTGAATATCTAAGTTTATTTCTTTTCAGGTTGTATTCCTGCTTCCTCTGTGTACCTATATTTGCTCTTTGGctttatacattttcaaagtgCAGTATTTATCAAGCTGTTTACACTTACAGTATATGCGTAAAGTACAGTTTTTATGAATGGGTCTTAAATGGAACGGCTTTTACATGTGCTCCCTTTGAAAAAAACTGTGTAGAAGCATCAGTGCCtgactgtgatgtgatgtgttgtgttgttttccaGTTAGAAACAGGCTCAGGGAGATAGTGGGAGCATCTACAAACTGGAGGTAAAGCATCCACGTTACAGacctcagtgagtgagtgagtgagtgagtgagtgagtgagtgagtgagtgagtgagtgagtgagtgagtgagtgagtgagtgagtgaccttGTGCATGGGTCTTTCtacgtgggtgtgagtgtgtgcacagtatggaTGTTTATTGCATCTGAAAACCCATAACCGCTGTTGCTGTCCAATTGTAACCACGACCCCTCCTCACTGTACCTCACCTCAACCCGTATTCTAAGTCTGTTATACCGCATTCTAAACCACACCGTTACTCTGCCGTCTCCGTAGTGACCATCAGCAGGCCATGGCGGAGCGGGCGTCCCTCAGCTCCCTATTGGCTAAGAGTCAGGAAGAGATGCCTGCCAAGTCGGCCAAGGACAGCTACACAGAGGTGCACCTGCCCCTAGGAACGGACCCCACCATCCGGGAGAAATACCTCAACTATCACAACAGCGTCAGGTACCGACCTGCAAACATGATGTAGAGGGTCAGATTGCATGTTCGAAtcacacccttccactccctatctcactccatggctgaggtgcccttgagcaaggcacctaaccctacactgctccagggactgtaaccaataccttgaaagTTCCTTAAAAGGTTAAAAGCATCAGTTAagtatattgtaatgtaacatGGTGATGTGCTAGTTTTTTTGATGGTAGTAGTAATACTATTACtgatgatagtaataataatagtaacaatatcTTTTTAATTGTTCTTAATGTCATTTTTACCACTCAGACACTTGTTACAAAATATCTCTTTCTTGAAAAGGGCACGGCAAAAAGTCATACGCACGACATATTGCAGCACAGTGATGTGTAAACGCAGTTGACTTTTGTCCCCAGCACAGTAAGCCTGGGCCCACCCATACTTCCTGTGACTCTGCACAAAATTTCACTCTGGCCAGGCTTCAGTACAGTCAGTATATTAATGACTGCTAAACAGGTGTCCTGGAAACCAGCCCTTCTTGAGAGTCAGTGGTGGTTGCTATTATTAGTTTGTGGTGTCTCTTGGTGACCTCTTGGGCCGTTGCTCTCCTTGCAGGTTTGGCAGGATTCTGGAGGATCTGGACAGTTTAGCAGGTAATGCAACATGGTGCTAAACCACATACTAGGAGGACCTGTAACATTGCCCACATGCACCTGTAAATTGGCAATTTGCCACTGATGGAGGTGGAAGTATGCTCATCAATGCACATTATTCCATTTATTACATATTTGTTATTCCTCCGCTGTTATTATTCTATAGTCTCCCTTTAAATAGAATATATTATTGTGACATGTAGGTTGTGCAGTTTGTCTACACAAACTAAGCCCTTTACAAATGTCTCATTGAAATATTTTTCAGTTTGTTTTATTGTTATCTGAACATCATCTTAACAACCGTAACATCAACCATATGCAATTTCCATAGATAGGATCAGATAGATGTGTTCAAACAGAGGGCTTTTGTTCATATCCTGAGCATCTTGAGGTAGTTGTCAGTGAGCCTTTCCAGTGAGTTGTGCTCAGCCATAGTCCCCATTCCCCATCATGGCTCATTCTGGTCTCCTGTATCTCTGTGTCTTGTCTACATGAACATTTAAAAGTCACAGAAGAACGTTCCAAAACCTTTTCAAAAACCTTGTCTCAACCATGTCACTTTGCACTTTACTCTGCATCTCCTACTCACATACTGCATCTGCACTACTGCACACACCTGTATGTCCTtagattgtagtgtgtgtgtgtgtgtcctcctgaaGACTGTCTTCATCAATATGTTAAGGTTAACTGCACATTGAAGTCTGGTCAATCGCAATATCAATATTCTTTGCTAACAACGGTTATGTTGAATTTAGACAATAAAGTGCACTATGACTTTGACTTTGTTTATGTCTTGTCTTCCAGTGCTCATCTCATACTCCCACGCATGGAATAAGGAGCTCAATCGCTCACCGCTGTCAATCGTCACAGCTCTGGTGGACAAGATAGGTAGGTCCATTACATCAGTTCACATCCATTGTCATCAATCGTTGATAATCATAACACTACCAAATGTCGTGTGCAGTCGTGGTCTAGTGGTGAAGGAGtttgtctttcaatctgggggttgtaggttcgaattccACCTGATCTCTCCAtacacatccatggctgaaatgctcttgaacaaggcacctaatccagcattgctccagggactgtaaccaccttgaaaaataataactgtatgtcgctttggataaaagcgttagctaagtttaatgtaatgtaatgtaatgagaaatGTCCTCTAAGTACTCTATTCAGTATTGCATGATTTGTCATGAAAGTTTGTCATACTTTATAATGCCTTGCCATTTGGTGATATTTCTTAAATACCTACAGTAAGTACTGTTTCTGGTAAAATTGAGTTTTGCTTGCTGAAGGCTTTTGTATTCCATCGGATCAAGTTACCATGATATTATCAACTGTGtcctgcagggccggattaagatggcccagagCCCCTTGGCTAAAGGTTGCTGTTGGTCCCCACGAAAGGCAATTCCCACGACAAATTACATAGACAGCATTATAATTCTGAGCCAGAAATTAagaatacaaggatacaaggatacaaggatatttatttgtcatgtacatagagacactttcgtgtcacttgtaatgaaatgtgtggccgttgcaaaacaagtgtgcagaagaagggtgaagaagaaataaaataaaaataaaaagtaaaaaggtgtgtgtgtgtgtgtgtgtgtgtgtgtgtgtgtgtgtgtgtgtgtgtgtgtgtgtgtgtgtgtgtgtgtgtgtgtgtgtgtgtgtgtgtgtgtgtgtgtgtgttaaatcaaAGTAAtgaggaggaattcagtaagcaaatggcatgaggaaaaaagctctttctcagtctctcagttctagctctgtgacagcacagtcgccttccagatctcagttttttaaatagtccatatcctgggtgtgactggtctttgagaatgttacgggccctagatagcactctctttgtgtataagTCTTTCACGGTAGggagaggttgacgaatacagcgctcagcagagcgcactatcctttgtagttctctctgttcacgcactgtggcgtttccgtaccaggtgatgatggaccctgttaagatgctctccactgctgaggagtaaaaggcttttaggatgggtgtggaaactttgaactttttcataatataaatatatatatttcaataacatgtctgccaactgtgcaGGGGAGTTTTAAGAACATTTTAAACTCCACTCGACACAGAAGACAATTGttttcttgtcacaattctgcaattgttttttccccctctttggccaatcgggggctcCCTGCAAGGTGGACTGTAgactgaagccatatctagcccgtgTGTTAATCCGCTGGCCCTGGTCTCCTGTGAATTACAGTACTGGAATAATTGCATGATTTGCCAGGTTAACAATGTTTGTCATtctttataatgccatgtcttctgGTGACATTTGGTTTTCGTCATTATTCCTTTATAGATATGAGGAAAAACATCATCTACCCGGACTGCGACATCAAGTTTACAGGAAATGTGACCTGGGTGGGGAAGACGTCTATCGAGGCCAAGATGCACATGTCCCAGGTacgcctccatccatggctgaagtgcccttgagcaaagcacctaacctcaTAATGCTTCAGGGACTTAAATAATACCCTGTACATatctgtaaattgctttggataagcataagttaagtgtaatgtagagTAATGACTAATGTGTTTATTATTCCCTCATCAGTACCACAATGGAGCTTACAGTCCAGTGCTGGATGCCACATTCGTCATGGTGGCCAGGGACCCAGAAAATAAAAGGTATACCTCTATTACGCAatcaggggagtattccaagaacctggctcagtaatAAACTAGATTAACGTAACCTTGAGGTAGTAGTAAATTATCTATTAGAATAGCCAGGAGTCCTCATTTGtgttaactaaatgacacctgtggggtATCTTTTAACAGGTTTAACCACTTCCTGTAGGCTAACTTatgcaggtttatcacttaaccatgttcttggaaaaCAACCCAGTTTCTGTAGTAGAAATAAGGTATTTCTGTTCCTGTCAGTATCTGTGAACTGTGACAATGGATCAGTTCACGAGATGATAATCCAAAACCTCACTGGTTCTCCTGTGTCCTTCAGGGCGGCGTTTGTGAACCCACTCAAACTCGAGGGACCAAAAGAGGAAGAAGATTTCCAGAATGGAGAATGTAAGGATGCCTGTACACTACAGTTTGCATGCAGATTAAAACTAgcgttgcaccgataccattttttagccccgataccgatacccgatacctgattgtgcagtatcggccgataccgataccataccgatactactctgttcgaaatttatatacagtatatatatgaaaagttatataggctactacttggatgtaacatcattgctattatggctttgtcaggctgctgcctactccagtagaactttttatacttttaaatacctatgatataaaataactaagatcaaggctccGTTTAACTGTCATACTAGCATCTGTAAATgttatcggtgccctatttgttggtatcggccgataccgataccaccgttttagtgcagtatcggggccccggccgatactggtatcggtatcggtgcaacactaattaaaACAAAGTATTGTGCTACCACAGCATGTTCGGTCTGCTAGTTCtggttaggctgcccatagccctttTGAACGCTTTAGCATTAGCATCTACTACCCAAAATTGTAGCAGTGTAGCAGCATTGTAACTGTGGATAGTGTAACATGTTATGtgttcaactcccattgtcattgtgacacagaacttcATAGCACACAGTGCTGACTGCACACAGCGAAAGTgtgtttatgcctcacccgtgcaagggggcagtccccaactGGGCCTCAAGGGAGCAGCGCGGCAAGACaataccatgcttagggtacctcagtcatagaggatgggggagagcactggttaatctccccaccaacctggcaggttgggaaaTGAACCGGCAGTCttcaggctacaagtctgatgccttaaccccttacccatgactgcctgtagTCTAACGTGTAGTAGCTAAGTGATATCCACCCTTGCTGCCTCCGCAGTGAATAAGAAGCGACGTATGGAGCTGAGCAAGGCGTCTCTGCTGAAGGCGGCTCCCACTGCAGACGAGAGGACACTCGTACACAGCCTCTTCCTCAACACACTGGACACcaagtacgaacacacacacacacacacacaccctcttcctcaACACACTGGACaccaagtatacacacacacacacacacacacaccagcattttCTAATCAGTGTGCACAGATAGTTTTGTGTTAAGAGCGACTGACTTaaatgtgaccacacacacacaagtatttgCATACATTTGGGCATTTCACTTGTACATACATTTGTGCATTACACGGCTCCACAACTCTTTGTCCCTGTGTTGCACCATGAAAGGACAGTGAGCTTCAGGAGTCGATTACTGCCTCCAAACTCGGTGTGGATGGAGGACGCCAAGATGAAGGGCCTGGAGATATGCCACCCACAGGTGAGACCAGACAAGCACACCTCAGCAGCAGGGCTGGGTTCTGATTTCATGGGTCCCTGGGCCAGCACTTTGACCTACCGGTACTATTATAATTTGTTACTTGCCTTTGATATTGATATTGGCAAGTTGGGCAGTCCAACAGAATGAACAGATTGTTTGACATGTGGATAGATTTGAGGGGACGATGTATATGCTGGCCAGTATGCTGTAGTCTTGGTGTCTTGAGTTGCACTTGCCCTGACTAGCCTCCGTTTTTTGTTATTAGGAGAGGAACATCTTCAATCGCATATTTGGTGGTTTCCTGATGAGGAAGGCCTATGAGCTGGGATGGGCTAACGCCTGTGCCTTTGGGTAAATATGGAGAGATCTCGTTTCACTACTTTTATTTCTATACATATGACAACTAATGTAAACTTTGTGATTTTGTTTTgccagcttactagccacttcgtAAAATTTAACATATCTACTAGCCAAATCGCCTAGTGATGGAAAAAAGTGAATATATACAGTAGCCCTGGTTATAGTTATGCGTTTTTCCTTCTTGCAGT is part of the Engraulis encrasicolus isolate BLACKSEA-1 chromosome 9, IST_EnEncr_1.0, whole genome shotgun sequence genome and encodes:
- the acot9.1 gene encoding acyl-CoA thioesterase 9, tandem duplicate 1 isoform X1; its protein translation is MLPLRLLAVRSAASLSSRALSVSSACHQGKAPDMNDGNKDLLVSNVRNRLREIVGASTNWSDHQQAMAERASLSSLLAKSQEEMPAKSAKDSYTEVHLPLGTDPTIREKYLNYHNSVRFGRILEDLDSLAVLISYSHAWNKELNRSPLSIVTALVDKIDMRKNIIYPDCDIKFTGNVTWVGKTSIEAKMHMSQYHNGAYSPVLDATFVMVARDPENKRAAFVNPLKLEGPKEEEDFQNGELNKKRRMELSKASLLKAAPTADERTLVHSLFLNTLDTKTVSFRSRLLPPNSVWMEDAKMKGLEICHPQERNIFNRIFGGFLMRKAYELGWANACAFGGCRPNLVAVDDILFQKPVEIGSLLLLSSQVCYTEGRFIQLRVHTEVLDPLTGHHNTTNVFHFTFRVDKAVPAVVPRSYGESMLYLDGKRHFDETMRGQV
- the acot9.1 gene encoding acyl-CoA thioesterase 9, tandem duplicate 1 isoform X2, translated to MLPLRLLAVRSAASLSSRALSVSSACHQGKAPDMNDVRNRLREIVGASTNWSDHQQAMAERASLSSLLAKSQEEMPAKSAKDSYTEVHLPLGTDPTIREKYLNYHNSVRFGRILEDLDSLAVLISYSHAWNKELNRSPLSIVTALVDKIDMRKNIIYPDCDIKFTGNVTWVGKTSIEAKMHMSQYHNGAYSPVLDATFVMVARDPENKRAAFVNPLKLEGPKEEEDFQNGELNKKRRMELSKASLLKAAPTADERTLVHSLFLNTLDTKTVSFRSRLLPPNSVWMEDAKMKGLEICHPQERNIFNRIFGGFLMRKAYELGWANACAFGGCRPNLVAVDDILFQKPVEIGSLLLLSSQVCYTEGRFIQLRVHTEVLDPLTGHHNTTNVFHFTFRVDKAVPAVVPRSYGESMLYLDGKRHFDETMRGQV